The Patescibacteria group bacterium genome contains the following window.
ACGAAAGAATAACCGCTTTCCAGAAGAAGCTCAACGATATTCTGCAGTTTCCCAGGCACCAGTTTCAGATTTTTTCGGACGAAAAGAGTAAAAATAATCAAAAATAAACTCAAAACCAAAGACCAAAAAAAAGCATTGCTCACCGGGAAACCGGCGAAATGGAACAGAATATCCGGAGCAAGTTTTATGTTTAACTCCATAGTTTTAATCTAAATTATTTTTCTCCCGCCCTTTTTTTTCGCTTTTCTCCAATTCCTTTTGCCGTTTAATCCATTTCGTCAAAAACGCCACTTTTTTAAAAAGCAAAAAATTAGTAACGATGAAGGCCACAAGAACGCTGATCAGTAAAATCCAAGGCCGGGTATTAAAAATTCTGTCCAAATACCAGCCGATCCCGCCGATAATTATCAATGGCCCGAAAATTGAAGTGCTGCTGTAAAGAGCCATCGCCCAGGACAAATCCCTTATGCTTTTATATTTTCCAAAAAATTTCTCCTCCATAATAATATGCTATATTTTAAAATTTACCGAAATTTAAAATTTTAGGCCGAATACGGGGTTCGGTGGCAGTCCCTGTTTGTGACCATCCCCTTCCGGCAAAAAAATATTTTTTTTAAAAATAAAAATTGACCCCCTGATCATCCCGGACATAATCCGGATTAAGGGGCATGATAATCTGATAAAAATTGTGTAATTTCTCCTGAAATCAATCTTATCTTAACAAACAAATATCCCAAAGTCAATGCCAGATATCCACAATAATTACAAACTACAAATCTCTTACAAATCTTACAAATTTACGAATCCTAGCGGGAATAGTCTGTTTGGTATTTGTAGATTTGTAGTGAATTTGTGGATTTGCGGGAAAAATAAACGTCTATAACCGAATTAATCTGGAAACCGGGTAAAATTATAAATACCATCAAAATCATTA
Protein-coding sequences here:
- a CDS encoding AtpZ/AtpI family protein gives rise to the protein MEEKFFGKYKSIRDLSWAMALYSSTSIFGPLIIIGGIGWYLDRIFNTRPWILLISVLVAFIVTNFLLFKKVAFLTKWIKRQKELEKSEKKGREKNNLD